In a single window of the Rhopalosiphum padi isolate XX-2018 chromosome 1, ASM2088224v1, whole genome shotgun sequence genome:
- the LOC132932339 gene encoding calsyntenin-1, which yields MSYKTSTSVVVAVAFVALFVPFVSCFDEILPKLVIDDKLSGYHGLVRENETLVEVVPEIYAIGDVCNFNIVNKHHGEAPFEIILRPNGYAELRARKTLNCEKRKTYKFEIAAVSCSGLISDNVTVHITVVDINEYAPLFLDASYVKDVDEGQLYEEILRVEATDRDCTPRFGDICKYDILNDDQPFTINNEGSIRNTEPLDYDHSHNYILSVVAYDCGMKQSAPVMVTIKVNRICKLGWKSIPEEIDYYPTSGRKDLFPNAQLRLCDDPCHVKNVNAKLTLATSHIGKGCDRDTYSVQSQRKLCGASEESVELLPANHVPLSAGNAIKHDEGRESDQMYEFDGSSTAVAIPNDVLDHGLSSAFTISTWMKHKPMPHQDKHVKEHILCSADDHKMNRHHYAWFVRNCRLILLLRRDFSQGDLNIFRPAEWRWKIPQVCDNEWHHYAVSVQFPNVQLYIDGVLFKTENKNPEVIDDWPLHPTKGINTTLTVGACWQGSENKMKHHLRGYLAGLSVLLHQLEKPEVLACLHKCKESLEVPAMELLEPGMELLTNSELTELSIEGDNKTNLEVLVRKIGYSNSRDYPTPGRRNLHLTTSLICDGGREVKMPPAESYIMVHRPQQPNIIINGTNTVPREYHEFRQGVQVFPDLAISIEPESYDYESKNPELTNVLERRIDSCIISVYPSLNPDHETLTIPADMLAKFGISAKVSKDGVAFNNADIVFHYQEALRDVHYTNFKPAYYLNRQFKLVCSEMNGRFLSNEYIQTLTVIHPKSPTIAYTTTTTLPTTALPAALLVEENDAEPKPAHAQIVQHSVESKQAQTIFGNYLDGSIDERAQAIVNGGGHAVTIIIVVCVGFLVLMITLGIVRIKAAHQKASQDEVQDTEMAWDDSALNITINPMEQLECDGSGSAGGALSAGKHRHAENDDDSSDDNMSYDYDDSSDDGGGNEEDDGLHRGCAPRLEWDHSTMSI from the exons atgtcttacaaGACGTCGACGTCGGTCGTGGTGGCCGTCGCCTTTGTCGCTCTGTTTGTCCCATTCGTTTCCTGTTTCGACG aaATCTTACCTAAATTGGTGATTGATGATAAACTTAGCGGATATCATGGCTTAGTAAGAGAAAATGAAACGTTAGTTGAAGTTGTTCCAGAAATTTATGCCATTGGTgatgtttgtaattttaacaTAGTTAATAAACATCACGGAGAAGCACCTTTTGAA attattctTCGTCCAAATGGTTATGCTGAACTTCGAGCTcgtaaaactttaaattgtgAGAAacgtaaaacatataaatttgaaattgctGCAGTTTCATGTTCTGGTCTGATATCTGATAA tgttactgTGCATATAACTGTGGTTGACATCAATGAATATGCTCCGCTATTCTTAGATGCATCTTATGTTAAAGATGTTGACGAAGGTCAGTTGTATGAAGAGATTTTACGAGTAGAAGCCACAGACCGTGATTGTACTCCACGTTTTGGTGACATATGCAAATATGACATACTTAATGATGATCAACCTTTCACTATTAACAATGaag GGAGTATCAGAAATACTGAACCATTAGACTATGACCATAGTCATAATTACATTTTGTCAGTTGTTGCTTATGACTGTGGCATGAAGCAGTCTGCTCCTGTTATGGTCACTATTAAGGTGAATCGAATTTGCAAACTGGGTTGGAAAA gtatccCAGAAGAAATTGATTATTACCCTACTTCGGGTCGTAAAGATTTATTTCCTAATGCACAGCTAAGACTATGTGATGATCCATGCCATGTGAAAAATGTTAATGCTAAGCTGACTCTAGCAACATCACATATCGGCAAAGGATGTGATCGTGATACATATTCTGTCCAAAGCCAAAGAAAATTATGTG GAGCAAGTGAAGAAAGTGTAGAACTTTTACCCGCTAACCATGTACCCTTATCTGCTGGAAATGCAATTAAACATGACGAAGGTCGTGAATCTGATCAGATGTATGAGTTTGATGGTAGTAGTACTGCTGTTGCTATACCCAATGATGTTCTTGATCATGGACTTTCATCGGCATTCACTATTTCAACATGGATGAAACATAAGCCGATGCCACACCAAGATAAGCATGTTAAAGAACACATTTTATGTTCTGCTGATGACCATA AAATGAATCGTCATCATTATGCTTGGTTTGTACGTAATTGTCGTCTTATATTACTTTTGAGACGTGATTTTTCGCAAGGAGATCTGAACATCTTCAGACCAGCTGAATGGAGATGGAAAATTCCACag gtaTGTGACAATGAATGGCATCACTATGCTGTTTCAGTACAATTCCCCAATGTTCAGTTATACATTGATGGAGttctttttaaaactgaaaacaaGAACCCTGAAGTTATTGATGATTGGCCTTTGCACCCAACAAAGGGTATTAATACTACTTTGACTGTTGGAGCTTGTTGgcaag gttcagaaaataaaatgaaacatcATCTTCGAGGATATTTAGCGGGCTTATCAGTACTTTTGCATCAACTAGAGAAACCTGAAGTACTTGCATGTTTACATAAATGTAAAGAAAGTCTTGAAGTTCCTGCAATGGAGTTGTTGGAACCTGGAATGGAACTACTAACTAACAGTG AGTTAACTGAATTATCAATTGAGGGTGATAACAAAACCAATTTGGAAGTCTTGGTAAGGAAAATTGGTTATTCTAACAGTCGTGACTATCCAACTCCTGGTAGACGTAATCTTCACTTAACTACATCTCTTAT ttgtGATGGTGGTCGTGAAGTGAAGATGCCTCCTGCTGAAAGTTATATAATGGTCCACCGACCTCAACAacctaatattatcattaacggTACTAATACAGTACCTAGGGAATACCATGAATTTAGACAGGGTGTACAAGTTTTCCCTGATCTTGCCATTAGTATTGAGCCAGAAAGTTATGATTATGAATCTAAAAACC CTGAATTGACAAATGTATTAGAGCGTCGCATTGATTCCTGTATAATTTCTGTTTATCCTTCACTGAATCCTGATCATGAAACATTAACCATCCCTGCTGATATGTTGGCTAAATTCGGAATTTCGGCTAAAGTTTCAAAGGACGGTGTAGCTTTCAACAATGCTGATATTGTATTCCATTATCAAGAAGCTCTACGTGATGTCCATTACACCAACTTTAAGCCTGCATACTACCTAAATCGTCAATTCAAATTGGTGTGCTCGGAAATGAATGGAAGGTTTTTGAGCAATGAATACATACAAACT ttgACTGTAATCCATCCAAAATCTCCAACCATTGCTTACACTACTACTACAACACTTCCAACAACTGCTCTGCCTGCTGCTTTATTAGTAGAAGAAAATGATGCCGAACCAAAACCAGCTCATGCTCAAATAGTTCAACATTCTGTAGAATCAAAACAAGCACAAACCATTTTTGGAAACTACTTGGACGGATCTATTGATGAACGTGCACAAGCTATTGTCAATGGCGGTGGACATGCTGTTACAATTATCATTGTAGTGTGTGTtggatttttagttttaatgattACATTAGGTATTGTGCGTATTAAGGCCGCCCACCAAAAAGCATCTCAAGATGAAGTCCAGGACACAGAAATGGCTTGGGATGACTCAGCTCTTAACATTACCATAAATCCTATGGAG CAATTGGAATGTGATGGCAGTGGATCAGCAGGTGGTGCGTTATCAGCTGGCAAACATAGGCATGCTGAAAATGATGATGATTCTTCTGATGACAATATGAGTTATGATTATGACGATAGCTCAGATGATGGTGGTGGCAATGAAGAAGATGATGGTCTACACAGAGGCTGTGCACCTCGTTTAGAATGGGATCATTCTACTATGTCTATCTAG